A genomic segment from Pseudobacteriovorax antillogorgiicola encodes:
- the lgt gene encoding prolipoprotein diacylglyceryl transferase, which translates to MEYFVWDVSPEIFKIEIMSFSFAPRYYGLLFATGFLVGYQIMKKIFLHEGHKEEDLSSLLFHMMLGTIIGARLGHCLFYEPEYYLSNPLEILKIWKGGLASHGGSIGVLLACYLYKRHHPDQGYLWLADRLSIGTAFTACCIRLGNFFNSEILGKPTDVPWAIIFARTPNPEPRHPSMLYESAAYLVLFFLLLWLYNRKKENTRPGLLLGTLLTWVFTARVFIELTKENQVAFENDMMLNMGQLLSFPFIILGILLMTGKYKTIIKVPEGLERPSSPPPQSNKKSKTKK; encoded by the coding sequence ATGGAATACTTTGTTTGGGATGTGAGTCCCGAGATTTTTAAGATCGAGATCATGTCGTTCTCCTTCGCCCCTCGGTACTATGGCCTCCTATTCGCCACCGGCTTCTTGGTGGGATATCAGATCATGAAGAAGATCTTTCTCCATGAGGGCCACAAGGAAGAGGACCTCTCATCCCTTCTCTTTCATATGATGCTGGGAACCATCATCGGCGCTCGTTTGGGTCACTGCCTTTTCTATGAGCCAGAGTACTATCTATCAAATCCTCTTGAGATCTTAAAAATCTGGAAGGGTGGCTTAGCCAGCCATGGTGGTAGTATTGGGGTCCTCTTAGCCTGTTACTTGTACAAGCGCCATCACCCTGACCAAGGTTATTTGTGGCTAGCAGACCGCTTGTCGATTGGAACCGCCTTTACTGCATGCTGCATCCGACTCGGCAACTTTTTCAACTCTGAAATCCTTGGTAAACCCACAGACGTGCCCTGGGCCATCATCTTTGCCCGCACTCCTAACCCCGAGCCTAGACACCCTTCCATGCTCTACGAATCGGCTGCCTATCTCGTTCTTTTCTTCCTTTTGCTCTGGCTCTATAACCGCAAGAAAGAGAATACCCGTCCTGGGCTTCTTCTGGGCACCCTTCTGACTTGGGTCTTCACCGCAAGGGTTTTCATCGAACTCACAAAAGAGAATCAAGTGGCCTTTGAAAACGACATGATGCTCAATATGGGCCAGCTGCTCAGCTTTCCATTCATCATTCTTGGCATCTTGTTGATGACTGGCAAATACAAGACCATCATTAAAGTTCCCGAGGGGCTGGAACGACCATCATCCCCCCCACCTCAGAGCAACAAGAAAAGTAAGACAAAAAAATAA
- a CDS encoding MarR family winged helix-turn-helix transcriptional regulator: MVPDTLNEDLFFNLDRATLLMRRHVLDAIGFHQVSPEQWEILQLIDNQSGISQSKLSQLTLKDKGNVSRILTRMLKNGWVHREPHRSGRGFLVCLTNEGRRIKNRLPFLVEQQVKRLLGPLPKEEQSEMLYCLKKLRILLGDEDVVASS, translated from the coding sequence TTGGTTCCAGATACGCTGAACGAAGATCTCTTTTTTAACCTCGATCGCGCGACCTTGCTCATGAGGAGACACGTTCTCGATGCTATCGGATTCCATCAAGTTTCTCCCGAGCAGTGGGAGATTCTCCAGCTTATCGATAACCAATCGGGAATTAGTCAAAGTAAGCTGTCGCAGCTTACCCTTAAAGACAAAGGGAATGTCAGCCGGATTTTGACGAGGATGCTCAAAAACGGGTGGGTCCACCGAGAGCCCCACAGAAGTGGCCGAGGGTTTCTGGTGTGCCTGACAAACGAAGGCCGACGCATTAAGAACAGACTCCCTTTTTTAGTGGAACAGCAAGTCAAGCGGCTCTTGGGCCCCTTACCAAAAGAAGAGCAGAGCGAGATGCTCTATTGCTTAAAAAAGCTGCGAATTCTATTGGGCGATGAGGATGTCGTGGCGAGTAGCTAA
- a CDS encoding low molecular weight protein-tyrosine-phosphatase, whose translation MNVLCVCLGNICRSPAAETILRHLAEQDQIPLTIDSAGTSAYHQGEPADQRMIEALERHGYHSISRSRQVIAQDFHKFDVIFAMDRSNLNNLAAICPDESLKDKLHLFCEFSLGEDREVPDPYFGGLEGFEAVIRLVEDASRGALQKIKNLPADS comes from the coding sequence ATGAATGTCCTTTGTGTGTGCCTAGGCAACATTTGTCGGTCTCCCGCTGCGGAGACCATACTTCGCCATTTGGCCGAGCAAGACCAGATACCCTTAACGATCGACTCTGCAGGGACTTCAGCCTACCACCAAGGTGAGCCAGCGGACCAGCGCATGATAGAAGCCTTAGAGCGCCATGGGTACCACTCTATAAGCCGATCGCGGCAAGTCATAGCTCAGGACTTTCATAAGTTCGATGTCATCTTTGCTATGGACCGCAGCAACCTAAATAACCTAGCAGCCATCTGCCCCGATGAGAGCCTTAAAGATAAGCTCCACCTATTCTGTGAGTTCTCTTTAGGTGAGGATCGCGAAGTTCCAGACCCCTACTTTGGGGGGCTCGAAGGCTTTGAAGCTGTCATTCGATTGGTTGAAGATGCCTCACGAGGCGCTCTTCAAAAAATCAAAAATCTGCCCGCAGACTCTTAG